A genome region from Candidatus Kryptobacter tengchongensis includes the following:
- a CDS encoding 3-dehydroquinate dehydratase produces the protein MKILVIHGPNLAILGKREPEIYGVLTLEEINKILAENFQDVEFEFFQSNIEGEIVNKLNSLIDSDFDGVVINPGAFTHYSYAIRDAISALKIPVVEVHLSNLYTRGEREKFRQKSVIAPVCSGYIAGFGHLSYILGVEAILKLTKK, from the coding sequence ATGAAAATTCTTGTTATCCATGGTCCAAATTTGGCGATACTTGGTAAGAGAGAGCCGGAAATTTACGGAGTATTGACGCTTGAGGAGATCAACAAAATTTTGGCGGAAAATTTTCAAGATGTTGAATTTGAATTCTTCCAATCAAATATTGAAGGTGAAATTGTTAACAAATTAAATTCACTTATTGATTCAGATTTTGATGGCGTTGTTATAAATCCAGGGGCATTTACACATTATTCCTATGCCATAAGGGATGCGATCTCCGCCTTAAAAATACCGGTAGTTGAAGTTCATTTATCAAATTTATATACAAGGGGGGAGAGGGAAAAGTTTAGACAAAAAAGCGTGATAGCCCCAGTTTGCAGTGGGTATATTGCAGGTTTTGGACATTTGAGTTATATTTTAGGTGTAGAAGCGATTTTGAAATTAACCAAAAAATGA
- a CDS encoding aspartyl/glutamyl-tRNA(Asn/Gln) amidotransferase subunit A: protein MSKVKKFDVLTYDQIREKLLSGETTCESIVKKYLEKIKKYQNLNAFLSVFEEKAIKKAVEIDEKIKSGTAGKLAGMVIAIKDNICVKDERCTCASKILENFISLYNATAVERLLKEDAIIIGKTNLDEFAMGSSTENSYFGPTLNPYDEERVPGGSSGGSAVAVAAGLSTTALGSDTGGSIRQPAAFCGVYGLKPTYGRVSRFGLVAFASSFDVIGPFGNSTKDVALVLQVIAGHDENDSTSANMPVPDYLSYLDKDVKGLRVGIPVEYFSEGLEDEIKEAIEKQIDFLRENGAIIEKISLPHTEYNIPTYYILVTAEASSNLARYDGARYGYRSPNAKSLYEMYVKSRSEGFGPEVKRRIMLGTYVLSAGYYEAYYRKAQKVRRLIKEDFDRAFENVDVIITPTSPTTAFKIGEKTDDPLKMYLSDIYTVSVNLAGVPAINVPVGFDSKGLPIGMQIIGRQFDEGTILRVSDFLEKNYKV from the coding sequence ATGAGCAAAGTAAAAAAATTTGATGTTTTAACCTACGATCAAATAAGGGAAAAACTTCTGTCGGGGGAAACAACCTGTGAATCAATCGTTAAAAAATACCTTGAAAAAATTAAAAAATATCAAAATCTAAATGCTTTCTTAAGCGTTTTTGAAGAAAAAGCAATCAAAAAAGCGGTTGAAATAGATGAAAAAATTAAATCTGGAACAGCAGGAAAACTTGCTGGGATGGTTATCGCAATCAAAGATAACATCTGTGTTAAAGATGAAAGATGCACCTGTGCCTCAAAAATACTTGAAAATTTTATCTCGCTTTACAATGCAACTGCTGTTGAGCGACTTCTTAAAGAGGATGCAATTATCATAGGGAAGACTAATCTTGATGAATTTGCTATGGGGTCATCAACTGAAAATTCATATTTTGGACCAACTTTAAATCCATATGATGAGGAAAGAGTGCCAGGTGGGTCAAGTGGTGGAAGTGCGGTTGCTGTTGCAGCTGGGCTTTCAACAACTGCTCTCGGATCTGATACTGGTGGTTCAATAAGACAACCAGCAGCGTTTTGTGGCGTTTATGGTTTAAAACCAACTTATGGAAGGGTGTCAAGATTCGGGCTTGTGGCTTTTGCTTCTTCATTTGATGTAATTGGTCCGTTTGGGAATTCAACAAAAGATGTAGCGCTTGTTTTGCAAGTGATAGCTGGACATGATGAAAACGATTCAACCTCAGCAAATATGCCCGTGCCTGATTATTTAAGTTATCTTGATAAAGATGTTAAAGGTTTGCGTGTTGGAATCCCTGTTGAATATTTCTCGGAGGGTTTGGAAGATGAGATAAAGGAAGCAATTGAAAAGCAAATTGACTTTTTGAGAGAAAATGGAGCAATCATTGAAAAAATTTCATTACCGCATACCGAATACAACATCCCAACCTATTATATACTTGTCACAGCTGAAGCCTCATCAAACCTCGCACGCTATGACGGCGCAAGATATGGATATCGCTCCCCAAATGCTAAAAGTTTATATGAAATGTATGTCAAGTCAAGAAGCGAAGGCTTTGGTCCAGAGGTTAAAAGGAGAATCATGCTTGGCACTTATGTTTTATCCGCTGGATATTATGAGGCATACTATCGCAAAGCTCAAAAAGTAAGAAGGTTAATAAAGGAAGATTTTGATAGGGCTTTTGAAAATGTTGATGTTATAATTACTCCAACATCCCCAACCACAGCTTTCAAAATCGGCGAAAAAACCGATGACCCTTTAAAAATGTATCTTTCTGATATTTACACTGTTTCTGTAAATCTTGCGGGTGTCCCAGCGATAAATGTTCCAGTCGGTTTTGATAGCAAAGGTTTGCCTATAGGAATGCAGATAATAGGACGACAATTTGATGAAGGAACGATCTTAAGAGTTTCGGATTTTTTGGAGAAAAATTACAAAGTCTAA
- a CDS encoding succinyl-CoA synthetase (ADP-forming) alpha subunit → MAILVDKSTRLVVQGITGGEGSFHTRQMIEYGTNVVAGVVPGKGGTFFDDKIPIFNTVREAVEKEGANTSIIFVPAPFAPDAIIEAADAGIKLIVCITEGIPAKDMIQVYEYLKHTNSRLIGPNCPGVISPGKAKVGIMPGFIHKEGTIGVVSRSGTLTYEAVKQLTELGFGQSTCVGIGGDPVIGSKFTDIIKLFNEDPETEAIVMIGEIGGTAEEEAAEFVKNYVDKPVFGFIAGRTAPPGRRMGHAGAIISGGKGTAQEKMKALSEAGIHVIENPAVIGETVKRVLGEKPKKKVFILSSSRKVKKVQKSNKVKKSNYRKKNVSKTK, encoded by the coding sequence ATGGCAATACTTGTTGACAAAAGCACCCGTCTTGTGGTTCAAGGGATAACTGGTGGTGAGGGTTCATTCCACACAAGGCAGATGATTGAGTATGGAACAAATGTTGTTGCCGGTGTTGTCCCGGGTAAGGGCGGAACATTTTTTGATGACAAAATTCCAATTTTTAACACGGTACGTGAAGCGGTTGAAAAAGAAGGAGCCAACACTTCAATTATTTTTGTTCCAGCGCCATTTGCCCCTGATGCGATAATTGAAGCTGCTGACGCCGGGATAAAACTTATTGTCTGCATAACCGAAGGTATACCTGCAAAAGATATGATTCAGGTTTATGAATATCTCAAGCACACGAATTCACGGCTTATTGGACCAAACTGCCCCGGTGTCATCTCACCGGGTAAAGCCAAAGTTGGAATAATGCCTGGATTTATTCACAAGGAGGGAACAATTGGTGTTGTTTCAAGAAGTGGGACATTGACTTATGAAGCGGTGAAGCAACTAACAGAACTTGGCTTCGGTCAATCTACATGTGTTGGCATTGGCGGGGATCCTGTAATTGGGTCAAAGTTTACGGATATAATCAAACTTTTTAACGAGGACCCGGAAACGGAAGCAATCGTGATGATAGGCGAAATCGGTGGCACGGCAGAAGAAGAAGCAGCCGAATTCGTGAAGAATTATGTTGATAAGCCGGTTTTTGGATTTATTGCTGGCAGAACAGCTCCGCCAGGACGGAGAATGGGTCATGCTGGCGCAATTATTTCAGGTGGAAAAGGAACAGCGCAAGAGAAGATGAAAGCTCTTAGTGAAGCTGGAATTCATGTGATAGAAAATCCAGCTGTAATTGGAGAGACAGTGAAAAGAGTTCTGGGTGAAAAACCAAAGAAAAAAGTTTTTATCTTATCTTCTTCAAGGAAAGTGAAAAAGGTTCAAAAAAGCAACAAAGTAAAGAAATCAAATTATCGCAAAAAGAATGTATCAAAAACAAAATAA
- a CDS encoding putative hydrolase of the HAD superfamily has translation MIKAVIFDLDNTLVDFMTMKKQAIEAAISAMIDAGLKIPPEEAKQRIDRIYAEKGIEYQQVFDDFLREIYGRIDYKILSAGIVAYRRAREAALVPYPHVYMTLTTLLKMGLKLAVISDAPAREAWLRLCYLNFHHIFDHVITFDDTGERKPSPVPFLKALELLGVEPHEAIMVGDWAERDVVGAKKVGMKTAFARYGDTFNTQNPEADYELNDIIELIDIIKKENGWQ, from the coding sequence ATGATCAAAGCAGTTATATTTGATCTTGATAATACGCTTGTTGATTTTATGACGATGAAGAAACAAGCAATAGAAGCAGCTATAAGTGCAATGATTGACGCTGGGTTAAAAATTCCACCTGAGGAAGCAAAGCAGAGAATTGATAGAATTTACGCAGAAAAGGGGATAGAATATCAACAAGTTTTTGATGATTTTTTGAGGGAAATTTATGGAAGGATTGATTATAAAATTTTATCTGCTGGGATTGTCGCATACAGGAGAGCACGAGAAGCTGCTCTTGTTCCTTATCCTCATGTTTATATGACTTTAACAACACTTTTAAAGATGGGCTTGAAGCTTGCCGTTATTTCTGATGCGCCTGCTCGTGAGGCTTGGTTGAGGTTATGTTATTTGAATTTTCATCATATTTTTGATCATGTAATTACTTTTGATGATACCGGTGAAAGGAAACCAAGTCCTGTGCCATTTCTCAAAGCCCTTGAGCTTTTGGGTGTTGAACCCCATGAAGCAATTATGGTCGGAGATTGGGCGGAGAGAGATGTTGTTGGGGCAAAGAAAGTCGGAATGAAAACTGCATTCGCAAGATACGGTGATACATTTAACACGCAAAACCCTGAAGCAGATTATGAATTAAATGATATAATTGAGTTGATAGATATAATCAAAAAAGAAAACGGCTGGCAATGA
- a CDS encoding site-specific DNA-methyltransferase (adenine-specific), which produces MERKLRKTITSSFGTRGRVNHDSTPFYSSRLYASLPKEEKTIYVENKISPENLNKIFCKSSENMSELPDCSVHLMVTSPPYNVGKEYDEDLTLEEYREFLKRVWKEVKRVLVPGGRACINIANLGRKPYLPLHAFIIEDMLELGFLMRGEIIWNKSGGGSPSTAWGSWLSARNPTLRDQHEYILVFSKDTFTRENPHKRKSTITREEFLEFTKSLWNFPAELATKVGHPAPFPVELPYRLIQLYTYEGEVVLDPFMGSGTTAIASVMTNRYYVGYEINKDYVKLSERRLKSFSLSFQQKLL; this is translated from the coding sequence ATGGAGCGAAAATTAAGGAAAACTATCACAAGTTCATTTGGAACTCGTGGAAGAGTCAATCATGACTCAACTCCATTTTATTCAAGTAGATTATATGCAAGTTTGCCCAAGGAGGAAAAAACGATTTATGTTGAGAATAAAATTTCACCTGAAAATTTGAATAAAATTTTTTGCAAATCAAGTGAGAATATGAGCGAACTTCCTGATTGCAGTGTTCATCTTATGGTAACATCTCCGCCTTATAATGTTGGGAAGGAATACGATGAAGATTTAACGCTTGAAGAATATAGGGAATTTTTAAAGAGAGTCTGGAAAGAAGTCAAAAGGGTTTTGGTTCCTGGTGGTCGTGCCTGTATAAATATAGCAAATCTTGGAAGAAAGCCATATTTGCCCTTACATGCTTTTATAATTGAAGACATGCTTGAACTTGGATTTTTAATGAGAGGTGAAATAATATGGAACAAAAGTGGTGGAGGTAGTCCTTCAACTGCATGGGGAAGTTGGTTATCGGCAAGGAACCCAACTCTTAGGGACCAGCACGAATATATACTTGTCTTTTCAAAAGACACTTTTACTCGTGAAAACCCACACAAAAGAAAAAGCACCATCACAAGGGAAGAATTTCTTGAGTTTACAAAAAGCCTTTGGAATTTTCCAGCAGAGTTGGCAACAAAAGTTGGACATCCAGCGCCTTTTCCTGTTGAACTACCTTATCGTTTAATTCAACTTTACACTTATGAAGGGGAAGTTGTCCTTGACCCTTTTATGGGGAGTGGAACAACCGCAATTGCAAGCGTAATGACAAATAGATATTATGTTGGCTATGAAATCAATAAAGATTATGTGAAACTTTCGGAACGAAGGTTAAAAAGTTTTTCTTTATCTTTTCAGCAAAAGTTATTATAA
- a CDS encoding phosphoribosylformylglycinamidine synthase subunit I encodes MSSKIKFGVIVFPGSNCDHDTYYVLKKVFAQDVKFIWHKESSVGDVDVVILPGGFSYGDYLRPGAIARFSPVMNDVKRFAKRGGKVMGICNGFQVLVEAGLLPGALLRNASLRFVCKFVYVRVENNNTLFTSLCENGEVLKLPIAHGDGNYYVDDETLKKLIDNGQVVFRYCDKNGNVIDEANPNGSVYNIAGIINEEGNVLGMMPHPERCSEPVLGCTDGAKIFNSLIYSLSLAEEFLSK; translated from the coding sequence ATGAGTTCAAAAATTAAATTTGGAGTCATCGTTTTCCCAGGTTCAAATTGTGACCACGATACTTATTATGTTTTGAAGAAGGTTTTTGCACAGGATGTTAAGTTTATCTGGCATAAAGAATCTTCAGTTGGCGATGTTGATGTTGTGATATTACCAGGTGGATTTTCCTACGGTGATTATTTAAGACCTGGTGCGATTGCGAGATTTTCTCCAGTGATGAATGATGTGAAAAGATTTGCAAAGCGTGGTGGTAAAGTTATGGGGATTTGTAACGGTTTTCAGGTTCTAGTTGAAGCCGGGCTTTTGCCAGGAGCTTTGTTAAGAAATGCATCGTTAAGGTTCGTTTGCAAATTTGTCTATGTCCGTGTTGAAAATAACAACACATTATTTACATCGTTGTGCGAAAATGGCGAGGTTTTGAAACTTCCGATTGCGCACGGAGATGGGAATTATTATGTTGATGATGAAACATTGAAGAAGTTAATAGATAACGGTCAGGTAGTTTTCAGATATTGTGATAAAAATGGTAATGTCATAGATGAAGCAAATCCAAATGGTTCTGTTTATAATATCGCTGGGATAATAAATGAGGAAGGAAATGTTCTTGGAATGATGCCACATCCTGAGAGATGTTCTGAACCAGTGCTTGGTTGCACGGATGGTGCGAAGATCTTTAATTCCTTGATTTATTCGTTATCACTTGCGGAGGAATTTTTGAGCAAATAA
- a CDS encoding nucleoside diphosphate kinase translates to MLERTLAILKPDCIRKNLIGKVISHIEEAGFKIVALKMLKLTPEQAKAFYYVHREKPFYSDLVNFMTSDKVVVMVLEKENAVNDFRELIGATDPKEAKEGTIRKLYADNKQENIVHGSDSPENAKIEISFFFPESELIANQM, encoded by the coding sequence TTGCTTGAAAGAACGCTTGCCATTCTAAAGCCCGATTGCATAAGGAAAAATTTAATTGGTAAAGTCATCTCTCATATTGAGGAAGCAGGATTTAAAATCGTTGCCTTGAAAATGCTTAAATTAACCCCCGAACAAGCGAAAGCATTTTATTATGTTCATAGGGAAAAACCATTTTACAGTGATCTTGTCAATTTTATGACATCTGATAAAGTTGTTGTAATGGTGCTTGAGAAGGAAAACGCTGTTAACGATTTCAGGGAACTCATTGGTGCAACTGACCCGAAAGAGGCAAAGGAGGGGACGATAAGAAAACTATATGCGGATAATAAGCAGGAAAACATCGTTCATGGTTCTGATTCACCCGAAAATGCGAAAATTGAAATTTCGTTTTTCTTCCCAGAGAGCGAGTTAATTGCAAATCAAATGTAA
- a CDS encoding Uncharacterized conserved protein YbbC, DUF1343 family: MKKLIMLTTLLLNLAFSQTTRVKTGAEVFLERYLEIVKGKKIGIVTNHTGVLPDGRHIVDVLNSMQDVKVVALFGPEHGIRGEVPDGKSISHGVDTKTGIKVYSLYGEVKKPTPEMLKDIDILIFDIQDVGARFYTYISTMSYCMEACAELGKKFIVLDKPNPIRGVYIDGPVLEPKFRSFVGLHPIPVAHGMTVGELAKMFNEEGWLENGVKADLTVIKMENYSRKMWFDQTGLPWVKPSPNMISLKTAIVYTATCFIEGTNVSEGRGTEHPFEWIGAPWIDAENFASELNSYNLPGVKFEPIEFTPVDIEKVTIDPKYEGQKCAGVYLNVYDREKFEPVKTAVYILYTLKKMYPNYFKWRTSGQDRLWGTDRIRLMIDEGKKPEEIIKSWESELKKFLKIREKYLLYN; this comes from the coding sequence ATGAAAAAATTAATTATGCTAACTACCTTGCTTTTAAATCTAGCTTTCTCCCAAACCACCAGAGTTAAAACTGGAGCAGAGGTTTTCCTTGAGAGGTATCTTGAAATTGTAAAAGGGAAAAAAATCGGAATTGTTACGAATCACACGGGGGTTTTGCCAGATGGAAGACATATCGTTGATGTTTTAAACTCAATGCAAGATGTTAAAGTTGTTGCGCTCTTTGGACCTGAGCATGGGATAAGAGGAGAGGTCCCGGATGGTAAAAGTATTTCTCACGGCGTTGATACAAAAACTGGGATCAAAGTTTATTCTCTTTATGGTGAAGTTAAAAAACCAACGCCCGAAATGCTCAAAGATATTGATATTTTAATTTTTGACATTCAAGATGTTGGAGCAAGATTTTATACTTACATTTCAACTATGAGCTATTGTATGGAAGCCTGCGCAGAGCTTGGGAAAAAGTTTATCGTCCTTGATAAACCAAACCCAATTCGTGGTGTTTATATTGATGGTCCTGTTCTTGAGCCGAAATTTAGATCCTTTGTTGGACTTCATCCTATCCCGGTTGCACATGGTATGACGGTTGGGGAGCTTGCGAAGATGTTTAATGAAGAAGGATGGCTTGAAAATGGAGTAAAAGCTGATTTAACTGTAATAAAAATGGAAAATTACTCAAGAAAAATGTGGTTTGACCAAACTGGGCTTCCCTGGGTTAAACCATCCCCAAATATGATCTCACTTAAGACTGCTATTGTTTATACTGCAACATGTTTTATTGAGGGAACAAATGTATCAGAAGGAAGAGGAACGGAGCATCCGTTTGAGTGGATCGGGGCACCGTGGATAGATGCAGAAAACTTCGCAAGCGAACTTAATTCTTATAACCTCCCGGGTGTAAAGTTTGAACCGATTGAATTCACTCCAGTTGATATTGAAAAGGTTACAATTGACCCAAAATATGAGGGTCAAAAGTGTGCAGGTGTTTATTTAAATGTTTATGACCGTGAAAAATTTGAGCCAGTTAAAACTGCTGTTTATATCCTTTACACTTTGAAAAAAATGTATCCAAATTATTTCAAATGGAGAACATCAGGACAGGACAGGTTATGGGGCACCGACAGGATCAGATTGATGATTGATGAGGGTAAAAAACCCGAAGAGATAATAAAGTCGTGGGAAAGTGAATTGAAAAAATTCTTAAAAATCCGGGAAAAATACTTGCTTTACAACTAA
- a CDS encoding Restriction endonuclease ThaI: MTKIYKLFEDNEIIEKIKVKLPIMFQIAEQEISRGGKVGMEVGTIREQIIIALLMYKFGEENVIPPGINSFEADVRVFDELISIKTKEGKGFSGVKIIWTVDWRKVEEFVKNYEPRTHLIFIQINWGGIGYFYFIPLEVQQEVFKKLGREAYMKIPKKGTNPRGIEFSSKALRMLVEHNGTKKIEILWLKSENIKVNPYRRWLDIWSEN, encoded by the coding sequence ATGACCAAAATTTACAAACTTTTTGAGGATAACGAGATTATTGAAAAGATAAAAGTTAAACTTCCAATTATGTTTCAAATCGCTGAGCAGGAGATAAGTCGTGGCGGTAAAGTTGGAATGGAGGTAGGCACTATAAGAGAGCAAATCATTATTGCACTTTTAATGTATAAATTTGGTGAAGAAAATGTCATTCCTCCTGGGATAAATAGTTTTGAGGCAGATGTTAGGGTTTTTGATGAATTGATTTCAATAAAAACGAAAGAAGGGAAAGGGTTTAGCGGTGTAAAAATTATTTGGACCGTTGATTGGAGAAAAGTTGAGGAGTTTGTTAAGAATTATGAACCGCGTACCCATTTGATTTTTATTCAGATTAATTGGGGCGGAATAGGATATTTTTACTTTATCCCTTTGGAGGTCCAACAGGAAGTCTTTAAAAAATTGGGTAGGGAAGCTTATATGAAAATCCCTAAAAAAGGCACTAACCCAAGAGGGATTGAATTTTCTTCTAAAGCTCTTAGAATGCTTGTAGAGCATAACGGAACTAAAAAAATAGAAATTTTGTGGCTTAAATCTGAAAATATAAAAGTAAACCCATATAGAAGGTGGTTGGATATATGGAGCGAAAATTAA
- a CDS encoding sec-independent protein translocase protein TatA, which translates to MFGLGWQELLLILIVLLILFGGKRLPELARGLGSGIKEFKKALREEEPQNEKPKEIEQKTEKKE; encoded by the coding sequence ATGTTTGGGCTTGGGTGGCAGGAATTACTTTTAATTTTGATTGTCCTTTTAATACTTTTTGGAGGCAAGCGACTTCCCGAGCTTGCGCGTGGGCTTGGTAGTGGTATAAAGGAATTTAAAAAAGCCCTGCGTGAAGAGGAACCGCAGAATGAAAAACCCAAAGAAATTGAACAGAAAACCGAAAAGAAGGAGTGA
- a CDS encoding sec-independent protein translocase protein TatB, with the protein MFDNIGFGELLVIALFILIFFGPKKIPDIARSLGKAVREFKKAMQDVQSEIQSVTGIDLNSDLNLTSPQSEVKSVNETTIDDLKFVKDAQPAETNQIASIETAKNDRDKIYPKKKDRRTSRKKKSGIRMKTKSKRR; encoded by the coding sequence ATGTTTGACAATATTGGGTTTGGAGAACTGCTGGTAATTGCTTTGTTTATTTTAATTTTTTTCGGTCCTAAAAAAATACCTGATATAGCAAGAAGTTTGGGAAAAGCGGTTCGTGAATTTAAAAAGGCAATGCAAGATGTTCAAAGTGAAATCCAAAGTGTCACGGGTATTGACCTAAATTCCGACCTAAATTTAACATCTCCACAAAGCGAAGTTAAGTCTGTTAATGAGACAACGATAGATGATTTGAAATTTGTAAAAGATGCTCAACCTGCTGAAACAAATCAAATTGCAAGCATTGAGACAGCTAAAAATGACCGAGATAAAATCTATCCGAAGAAAAAGGACAGGAGAACAAGTAGAAAAAAGAAAAGCGGTATACGGATGAAAACAAAATCAAAGAGAAGATGA
- a CDS encoding L-aspartate oxidase: MEIISDFLVIGSGIAGLFYALKVAEYGRVVIVTKKEKAESNTNYAQGGIASVFSPDDSYELHIQDTLNAGAGLCKREAVEIMVREGPKKVEELIQIGVEFTRTQNGRLDLGMEGGHSRKRIVHAKDLTGREIERALLEKVLSHPNVELFEHHVAIDLITEHHLVGIDKSKKLDNIHCWGVYALDVKTGQVKKFLSKVTILATGGLGQVYLHTTNPAIATGDGVAMAYRAGAKIGNMEFIQFHPTTLYNSGSPAFLISEAVRGFGGVLRTKRGEDFMKKYDPRGSLAPRDIVARAIDTELKKSGDEFVYLDLTHLDPDKVKDRFPHIYEKCLEFKIDITKEPIPVVPAAHYSCGGVVTDLWGRTSIVGLYAAGETAMTGVHGANRLASNSLLEALVFSDRAAIDSIRFVKENFFKFPDIPDWVDTGVFNMEEWILISHDKREIQQLMWDYVGIVRSTLRLERAKRRVELIANEIEEFYKKTKVTADIVELRNLATVALLIIRSALMRKESRGLHYTTDYPYRDDENWLKDTIIQDIRI, translated from the coding sequence ATGGAGATAATTTCTGATTTCCTTGTTATTGGAAGTGGAATTGCTGGTTTGTTTTACGCTTTAAAAGTTGCTGAATATGGTCGGGTTGTTATAGTTACAAAGAAAGAAAAGGCGGAATCAAACACAAATTACGCTCAAGGTGGTATCGCTTCTGTTTTTTCCCCTGATGATTCATATGAACTTCACATTCAGGATACCTTAAATGCGGGGGCGGGATTGTGTAAGCGTGAGGCTGTTGAGATTATGGTGCGTGAGGGACCGAAAAAAGTTGAAGAGTTAATTCAAATCGGGGTTGAATTTACGAGGACTCAAAACGGTAGGCTTGACCTTGGAATGGAAGGGGGACATTCAAGAAAAAGAATTGTCCATGCAAAAGATTTAACAGGTAGGGAAATTGAAAGGGCGCTCCTTGAGAAAGTTTTAAGCCATCCAAATGTTGAGTTATTTGAGCATCATGTGGCGATTGATTTAATTACGGAACATCACTTGGTTGGAATTGATAAAAGCAAAAAACTTGATAACATACATTGTTGGGGAGTTTACGCTCTTGATGTAAAAACTGGGCAAGTGAAAAAGTTTCTTTCAAAAGTTACAATTCTTGCAACGGGTGGGCTTGGACAAGTTTATCTTCATACAACAAACCCTGCTATAGCAACCGGTGATGGCGTTGCAATGGCTTATAGAGCTGGAGCTAAAATAGGAAATATGGAATTTATTCAGTTTCATCCAACGACGCTTTATAATTCAGGCTCACCAGCTTTTTTAATATCAGAAGCTGTGCGAGGATTTGGTGGAGTTTTGAGGACAAAAAGGGGTGAAGATTTTATGAAAAAATATGACCCACGGGGTTCACTTGCACCACGAGATATAGTTGCAAGAGCGATTGATACAGAGCTTAAGAAATCGGGCGATGAATTTGTCTATCTTGATTTAACTCATCTTGACCCCGACAAAGTTAAAGATAGATTTCCGCATATTTATGAGAAATGCCTTGAGTTTAAAATTGACATCACAAAAGAACCGATCCCAGTTGTTCCAGCAGCACACTATTCATGTGGTGGAGTTGTCACTGATTTGTGGGGGAGAACATCAATAGTTGGACTTTATGCAGCTGGAGAAACTGCAATGACAGGAGTTCATGGAGCGAATCGTCTTGCGAGCAATTCACTTCTTGAGGCGCTTGTCTTTTCGGATAGAGCAGCAATTGATTCAATTAGATTTGTTAAGGAAAACTTTTTCAAGTTTCCTGATATACCAGACTGGGTTGATACAGGTGTATTCAATATGGAGGAATGGATTTTAATTTCACACGATAAAAGAGAAATTCAACAGTTGATGTGGGATTATGTTGGAATTGTCCGTTCAACTTTACGACTTGAGCGAGCAAAAAGAAGAGTTGAATTAATTGCAAATGAAATTGAGGAATTTTATAAAAAGACAAAAGTAACAGCAGATATTGTTGAATTACGAAATCTTGCTACCGTTGCGCTTTTAATAATTCGTTCTGCGCTGATGAGGAAAGAAAGCCGAGGACTGCATTATACTACAGATTATCCATACCGTGACGATGAAAACTGGCTTAAAGATACGATAATTCAAGACATTCGGATATGA